From the Leptospira biflexa serovar Patoc strain 'Patoc 1 (Paris)' genome, one window contains:
- a CDS encoding transposase, with protein MGEDVYTVGGRAPFGSGYAGLRSPSDRFAPLLSLSRESERDYLFFFRTPFFKSNVESITKEKSYQSLTMPIDEFLARMLFFLPKKDEKSVRYYGIYVRPAKKIRHQYLDKKSSWAEAIKSSFDVKDPLACPVCKFNPHFFRFFA; from the coding sequence ATGGGGGAAGATGTTTATACTGTTGGTGGGCGAGCCCCTTTCGGGTCGGGCTATGCAGGGCTTCGGTCGCCAAGCGACCGCTTCGCGCCCTTACTATCCCTCTCGCGGGAGAGTGAAAGAGATTACTTATTTTTTTTCAGAACTCCATTTTTTAAGAGCAACGTCGAATCTATCACTAAAGAAAAATCGTATCAGAGTTTAACGATGCCGATCGATGAATTTCTCGCGCGTATGCTCTTCTTTCTACCTAAGAAGGATGAAAAATCAGTTCGCTATTATGGAATTTACGTGCGACCAGCAAAGAAGATCAGACACCAATATCTGGATAAGAAATCTTCCTGGGCAGAAGCCATCAAATCTTCGTTTGATGTTAAAGATCCACTCGCCTGTCCAGTTTGTAAATTTAACCCTCATTTTTTTCGATTTTTCGCGTAA
- a CDS encoding SRPBCC family protein, giving the protein METTENTIERKIEIDAPLHKIWDALTNSKQFGKWFGVKLESEFVEGNTTLGMNTLKGFEMKMEFRIKKIQPQSYFSYSWIPFPLDQSFDYTKEEPTLVEFFLVEKGDKTELRVKESGFDLITASRRAEAFRMHSGGWDAQLKNIESFVLNA; this is encoded by the coding sequence ATGGAAACAACAGAAAACACAATCGAGAGAAAAATTGAAATCGATGCACCATTACATAAAATTTGGGATGCACTTACGAATTCTAAACAATTTGGGAAATGGTTTGGCGTAAAATTGGAATCAGAGTTTGTGGAAGGAAATACAACATTAGGTATGAATACATTGAAGGGTTTTGAAATGAAAATGGAATTTCGAATTAAAAAGATCCAACCCCAATCGTATTTTTCGTATTCATGGATTCCCTTTCCCCTCGACCAAAGTTTTGATTACACAAAGGAAGAACCGACTCTTGTAGAATTTTTTTTAGTCGAAAAGGGAGACAAAACTGAATTAAGAGTAAAAGAATCGGGTTTCGATCTAATTACTGCCAGTCGGCGAGCGGAAGCATTTCGTATGCATAGTGGAGGTTGGGATGCACAACTTAAAAACATTGAGAGTTTCGTCTTAAATGCCTAA
- a CDS encoding type II toxin-antitoxin system Phd/YefM family antitoxin — translation MEKKYNIHEAKTHFSELVHETEEGREILISRAGKVVAKLIPFREKPKKRNLGMFKGEIWMAEDFNASLPPDIQKFFEE, via the coding sequence ATGGAAAAAAAGTATAATATACACGAGGCAAAAACTCATTTTTCTGAGCTTGTGCATGAAACGGAGGAGGGAAGGGAAATCTTAATTTCCCGAGCAGGAAAGGTCGTTGCTAAATTAATTCCATTCAGAGAAAAGCCCAAAAAAAGAAATCTAGGTATGTTCAAGGGCGAAATATGGATGGCAGAAGATTTCAATGCCTCATTACCGCCTGACATTCAAAAATTCTTTGAAGAGTAG
- a CDS encoding type II toxin-antitoxin system VapC family toxin, with translation MKYLLDTQIFIFALENPTMIPPKIRKVLESFESELFVSDVSVWEMIIKASIKKLKFKSDIKQVITKGYDVLGANDLLIQKSHIFRSMTLPFHHKDPFDRLLASQALEEDLLFLTTDVIFKKYKVKVL, from the coding sequence TTGAAATATTTACTGGATACACAAATCTTTATTTTTGCTTTGGAAAATCCTACAATGATACCACCAAAGATAAGAAAGGTTCTTGAGTCCTTTGAGAGCGAACTGTTTGTAAGTGATGTTTCCGTCTGGGAAATGATAATAAAAGCCTCTATAAAGAAACTCAAATTTAAATCAGATATAAAGCAAGTTATTACCAAGGGATATGATGTATTAGGTGCAAACGATTTACTTATTCAGAAAAGCCATATCTTCCGTTCCATGACTCTTCCATTTCATCATAAGGATCCCTTTGATCGATTGCTCGCATCACAAGCATTGGAAGAGGATCTCCTTTTTCTTACGACTGATGTTATATTTAAAAAATATAAAGTGAAGGTCCTATAA